In Aquila chrysaetos chrysaetos chromosome 2, bAquChr1.4, whole genome shotgun sequence, the following are encoded in one genomic region:
- the NDUFB1 gene encoding NADH dehydrogenase [ubiquinone] 1 beta subcomplex subunit 1, translating into MVNFAQAVRDHWVHILVPLGFVIGCYLDRRNDEKLSAFRNKSLLYRRELKPGEEVTWK; encoded by the exons ATGGTGAATTTCGCCCAAGCTGTGCGTGATCACTGGGTTCACATCCTTGTTCCCTTAGGATTTGTGATTGGATGCTATTTGGACAGAAGGAATGATGAAAAACTGTCTGCCTTCAGAAACAAGAGCTTACTATATAGAAG AGAGTTGAAGCCTGGTGAAGAAGTTACATGGAAATAA